In Prescottella soli, a genomic segment contains:
- a CDS encoding alpha/beta fold hydrolase: MDVTYEGTKREVVTDKGVLRYHEAGDGPPLLLLHGSGIGVSGWRNYRGNLDVFAEHFHCYIIEFPGFGVSDPVDGHPVLTAASSVIRFMDALGIESAAMIGNSMGGVVGVNVAMRHPQRVSKLVAIGGVGPNIFSQNPSEGTRLLQDFADAPSRQKLVRWLRCMVHDPAVITEERIEERWETAGDPASHKTLAAMYGSESFAMQQRMLAQSDVPPYWSTMHKVQCPTLLTWGREDRQCPPDMAMIPMRLIPDAELHIFPKCGHWVMIEAKEAFERITIEFLLRTV, encoded by the coding sequence ATGGACGTGACATACGAGGGGACGAAGAGGGAAGTCGTCACCGACAAGGGGGTGCTGCGCTACCACGAGGCCGGCGACGGTCCGCCGCTGCTGCTCCTGCACGGCTCCGGAATCGGCGTGAGCGGTTGGCGCAACTATCGAGGAAACCTGGACGTGTTCGCCGAGCACTTCCACTGCTACATCATCGAGTTCCCCGGATTCGGGGTGAGCGATCCGGTCGACGGGCATCCCGTGCTCACCGCCGCATCGTCGGTGATCCGTTTCATGGATGCGCTGGGCATCGAATCGGCCGCGATGATCGGCAATTCCATGGGTGGTGTCGTCGGCGTCAACGTGGCGATGCGCCACCCCCAGCGGGTGAGCAAACTCGTCGCCATCGGTGGCGTCGGCCCGAACATCTTCAGCCAGAACCCGAGTGAGGGCACGCGGCTGCTGCAGGACTTCGCGGACGCCCCCAGCCGGCAGAAGCTGGTGCGGTGGCTGCGGTGCATGGTGCACGACCCGGCCGTGATCACCGAGGAGCGCATCGAGGAACGGTGGGAGACGGCCGGAGACCCGGCGTCACACAAGACGCTCGCCGCCATGTACGGGTCGGAATCGTTTGCAATGCAACAGCGGATGCTGGCCCAGTCGGACGTACCGCCGTACTGGTCGACTATGCACAAGGTGCAGTGCCCGACGCTGCTGACCTGGGGTCGTGAGGACCGGCAGTGTCCGCCCGACATGGCGATGATCCCGATGAGACTCATCCCCGACGCCGAGCTGCACATCTTCCCGAAGTGTGGGCACTGGGTGATGATCGAAGCCAAGGAGGCCTTCGAGCGCATCACGATCGAGTTCCTGTTGCGCACCGTGTGA
- a CDS encoding helix-turn-helix transcriptional regulator, with amino-acid sequence MAQQVSNRAAPQGDAARPSEGALAESADPLPPRLSVAVQPRDDLCALLDRLVVTPAPGRVFVCSPAGTGKTALLADWSARVGEGDGPAVAWLTLDALDNDPDLLEDRLAVALRFVASRGGESSRTRSLLESVRLVSESSRDAVLVLDDVHGVENEDSLRLLEHLLDATPANLTVVLASRFAPELPWVRYAADGSLTLIGWEDLALDRAAAAAIFAEHRCAVSTSELDAVLDLTGGWAVPVRIAATRLAPLGDLTSGIADLARYPQSISEHVIGEMVSGLPDGLRRFVEATSIVDRFGPDLAACLDDVNVDLALAERERFCVPIHRVWSGDELQYAWHPLVRAHMRSQLRATDPDRLARLHAAAGGWFARAGQPIVAIEHLLEAGDALAIVDFVYKHGIAAVCDGHGDALLDLVGPRHGDKQGVRLLRALDALERNYPDAARTYFGTAVATDAVALRPELAKAFAAALAVEIAVISGQPMPTGADAARDLRSGTGSVDLDCYVTTQRAAACMFTGDLIGSERLLRQALAFADLGAHPRLVLRCLARLSIVAGIRGDLVTMTTRAEHALRYAVDQGQLHRIDAFQCAAAVCMDKHLRSEQLPDDSPIYALVSGPGRHQRPDGTTAPISGGHAEVAFAILEARRNPIPTVDDADAVARAMTGMLTRGAQAGLSNTFLTPTIAVLLDAGRVASAADVVDTAHRVFGENLDVRVARAMIFIVQGDSASGHELLDSVLEAPEVQHPALGVRAWMLRAVVAHRENRSADAAGAVRKALELAEPNGIVSPFVDCAGDAAELLSRIPPGTDHTRVFLDHVQAKLVEAHEGRNPGLTRTEKVILAELRTGKPLRVIAQQLHVSLNTVRTHTRNVYRKLDASSRAEALEVAARRRLL; translated from the coding sequence GTGGCACAGCAAGTTTCGAATCGCGCAGCGCCCCAGGGCGATGCCGCGCGGCCCTCGGAGGGGGCGCTCGCCGAGAGTGCGGATCCGCTCCCGCCGAGATTGTCGGTTGCCGTCCAGCCGCGCGACGATCTGTGCGCACTGCTCGACCGCCTCGTCGTCACGCCCGCGCCCGGCCGGGTATTCGTTTGTTCGCCTGCGGGTACCGGAAAGACTGCGCTGCTGGCCGACTGGAGCGCGCGAGTCGGCGAAGGCGATGGTCCCGCCGTCGCGTGGTTGACACTCGACGCCCTGGACAACGATCCGGACCTGCTGGAAGACAGGCTTGCAGTGGCGCTGCGGTTCGTGGCGTCGCGAGGCGGTGAGTCCTCCCGTACACGCTCGCTCCTCGAATCCGTGCGACTCGTGTCCGAATCGTCGCGCGACGCGGTCCTCGTTCTCGACGACGTGCACGGTGTCGAGAACGAGGACTCTCTCCGACTGCTGGAACACCTTTTGGACGCAACGCCGGCAAACCTGACGGTGGTCCTCGCCTCACGGTTTGCTCCCGAGCTGCCGTGGGTGCGGTACGCGGCGGACGGTTCCCTCACCTTGATCGGTTGGGAGGACCTCGCTCTCGACCGCGCCGCGGCCGCTGCAATCTTCGCCGAGCACCGGTGCGCGGTCTCGACGTCGGAACTCGACGCGGTCCTGGATCTGACCGGAGGCTGGGCGGTTCCGGTGCGTATCGCTGCGACCCGGCTGGCGCCGCTCGGCGACCTCACCAGCGGCATCGCCGACCTGGCGCGGTACCCGCAGTCGATCTCCGAACACGTGATCGGGGAGATGGTCTCGGGCCTGCCCGACGGGCTCCGGCGATTCGTGGAGGCGACCAGCATCGTCGATCGGTTCGGCCCCGATCTCGCCGCGTGCCTGGACGACGTGAACGTGGACCTGGCGCTCGCCGAGCGGGAACGGTTCTGCGTGCCGATCCATCGGGTCTGGTCCGGTGACGAACTGCAGTATGCGTGGCACCCACTGGTCCGTGCGCACATGCGATCGCAACTGCGTGCCACCGACCCGGACCGCCTGGCGCGACTGCATGCGGCGGCGGGTGGCTGGTTCGCCCGTGCGGGACAGCCGATCGTCGCGATCGAACACCTGCTGGAGGCCGGGGACGCCCTGGCGATCGTGGACTTCGTCTACAAGCACGGCATAGCGGCGGTGTGTGACGGACACGGCGACGCGCTGCTGGATCTGGTCGGCCCGCGCCACGGCGACAAACAGGGTGTCCGACTCCTCCGCGCCCTCGATGCGCTCGAGCGGAACTATCCCGATGCCGCCCGGACGTACTTCGGTACCGCAGTGGCCACGGATGCGGTCGCGCTCCGCCCAGAACTGGCCAAAGCGTTCGCCGCCGCGCTGGCCGTCGAGATCGCCGTGATCTCCGGGCAGCCCATGCCGACCGGCGCGGATGCCGCGCGCGACTTGCGGTCCGGCACCGGCAGCGTCGATCTGGACTGCTACGTCACGACACAGCGTGCGGCCGCATGCATGTTCACAGGCGACCTCATCGGCAGCGAACGACTGCTCCGGCAGGCCCTGGCGTTCGCCGACCTGGGCGCTCACCCTCGACTCGTACTGCGCTGTCTGGCAAGGCTTTCCATCGTTGCTGGCATTCGTGGGGATCTGGTGACGATGACCACCCGCGCGGAGCACGCGCTTCGGTACGCGGTCGATCAGGGGCAGCTCCATCGGATCGATGCCTTTCAGTGCGCCGCCGCCGTCTGCATGGACAAGCATCTTCGGTCTGAGCAGCTGCCCGACGACAGTCCGATCTACGCGCTCGTGTCCGGTCCGGGGCGGCATCAGCGTCCCGACGGAACCACCGCCCCGATCTCGGGCGGCCATGCGGAGGTCGCGTTCGCGATTCTCGAAGCGCGACGCAACCCCATCCCGACCGTCGACGACGCCGACGCCGTCGCCCGGGCCATGACGGGCATGCTCACCCGGGGCGCGCAGGCAGGCTTGAGCAACACCTTCCTCACACCCACCATCGCCGTGCTGCTGGATGCGGGACGGGTGGCCTCGGCGGCCGACGTCGTCGACACGGCGCATCGGGTGTTCGGTGAGAACCTCGACGTGCGGGTGGCCCGAGCGATGATCTTCATCGTGCAGGGAGACTCGGCATCCGGCCACGAGCTTCTGGACTCGGTGCTCGAGGCGCCGGAGGTTCAGCATCCGGCGCTGGGCGTGCGTGCCTGGATGTTGCGCGCCGTCGTGGCGCATCGCGAGAATAGATCCGCCGACGCGGCAGGGGCGGTGCGTAAGGCACTCGAGCTCGCCGAACCGAACGGGATCGTCAGTCCCTTCGTCGACTGTGCCGGTGATGCCGCGGAACTGCTCTCCCGGATCCCTCCAGGGACCGACCACACGCGCGTCTTCCTCGACCACGTGCAGGCGAAACTCGTCGAGGCGCACGAGGGCCGCAACCCGGGGCTGACCCGAACCGAGAAGGTCATTCTGGCCGAACTGCGCACCGGCAAACCGCTGCGAGTAATCGCTCAGCAGTTGCACGTCTCGCTCAACACCGTTCGTACGCACACCCGAAACGTCTATCGCAAGCTCGACGCGTCCAGCCGGGCCGAGGCGCTGGAGGTTGCGGCACGCCGTCGGCTGCTCTGA
- a CDS encoding L-aspartate oxidase — MVAGPGGDGVVWEARADLVVVGGGVAGLTAARTAAEQGLRVLVVSKGGPTDTATQYAQGGIAVVGDPRTDSVDSHTGDTCVAGVGLCDEAAVRSIVSSGREALAALTALGAVFDVGSDGNVSRTREGGHSTRRIVHAGGDATGAEVQRALNAAGMPVLFGAAAARVTTDRRGVTGLIVLSEKGLGVIHAPAVALATGGLGQLYSCSTNPEGATADGIALALEAGASVADLEFVQFHPTVLYAPGGVGRRPLISEAVRGEGARLVDGEGRSITDGVHPQGDLAPRDVVSRAIARRLLESGTDHVYLDARHLSGFATRFPTVTASCLAAGIDPAEQLIPVAPAAHYSCGGVVTDVHGRTEVPGLYAVGEVARTGLHGANRLASNSLLEGLVVGERVGRAAAERVGVSVEADDLLLPFRRRAPRERVQALMTAHASVVRDGGGLDSAAVELARSEVVVAGSGRALEDTSLTVAASALVMAASVRRESRGCHTRADYPETSDEFRRSIPVRIGRDGELEVHELQPIGAR; from the coding sequence ATGGTCGCCGGACCCGGGGGTGACGGCGTCGTGTGGGAGGCGCGCGCGGATCTGGTCGTCGTCGGGGGAGGCGTCGCCGGGCTGACCGCGGCGCGGACCGCTGCCGAGCAGGGGCTCCGGGTCCTCGTGGTCAGCAAGGGCGGCCCCACCGACACCGCCACCCAGTACGCGCAGGGCGGCATCGCGGTCGTAGGGGACCCGCGCACCGACTCGGTGGACTCGCACACCGGCGACACGTGTGTCGCTGGCGTCGGGTTGTGCGACGAGGCGGCCGTCCGGTCGATCGTGTCCTCCGGCCGCGAAGCGCTCGCCGCCCTCACCGCCCTGGGCGCGGTGTTCGACGTCGGGTCCGACGGCAACGTGTCCCGGACCCGCGAGGGCGGTCACAGCACCCGCCGGATCGTCCACGCCGGTGGTGACGCGACCGGGGCCGAGGTGCAGCGCGCGCTGAATGCGGCCGGGATGCCCGTCCTGTTCGGCGCCGCGGCGGCCCGGGTGACGACCGATCGGCGCGGTGTCACGGGCCTGATCGTGTTGTCCGAGAAGGGGCTCGGCGTCATCCATGCCCCCGCGGTGGCGCTGGCGACCGGAGGGCTGGGGCAGCTGTACTCGTGCAGCACCAACCCTGAGGGCGCGACCGCCGACGGCATCGCCCTGGCGCTCGAGGCCGGTGCGAGCGTCGCCGACCTCGAGTTCGTGCAGTTCCATCCCACGGTGCTGTACGCGCCGGGCGGCGTCGGCCGTCGGCCCCTGATCAGCGAGGCGGTGCGCGGTGAGGGTGCACGACTCGTCGACGGGGAAGGCCGTTCGATCACCGACGGGGTGCACCCACAGGGCGATCTGGCCCCGCGCGATGTCGTCTCGCGTGCGATCGCGCGTCGCCTGTTGGAGAGCGGGACCGATCACGTGTACCTCGACGCACGGCACCTGTCGGGATTCGCGACGCGTTTCCCGACCGTGACCGCGTCGTGCCTGGCCGCGGGCATCGATCCGGCCGAACAACTGATCCCGGTGGCGCCAGCCGCGCACTATTCGTGCGGCGGAGTGGTCACTGACGTCCACGGGCGCACGGAGGTCCCGGGGCTGTACGCGGTGGGCGAGGTGGCCCGGACCGGCCTGCACGGCGCGAACCGGCTCGCGTCGAACAGTCTTCTCGAGGGCCTCGTGGTGGGCGAGCGTGTCGGGCGCGCCGCGGCCGAGCGTGTCGGGGTTTCCGTCGAGGCCGACGACCTGCTGCTTCCGTTCCGGCGGCGGGCACCTCGCGAGCGCGTGCAGGCGCTCATGACCGCACACGCCTCCGTCGTGCGCGATGGTGGCGGACTCGACAGCGCAGCAGTGGAATTGGCGCGAAGTGAAGTCGTGGTGGCCGGCAGCGGTCGGGCGCTCGAGGACACCTCGCTCACGGTGGCGGCCTCCGCCCTCGTGATGGCGGCGTCGGTGCGGCGCGAAAGCCGCGGCTGCCACACCCGTGCGGATTACCCGGAGACGTCCGACGAATTTCGGCGCAGCATCCCGGTGCGCATCGGACGTGACGGCGAACTCGAAGTACACGAATTGCAACCGATAGGAGCACGATGA
- a CDS encoding class I adenylate-forming enzyme family protein, which translates to MDKGIGNEHTIPATLAARVATAPESTFVHFGGEAISYAEIDERSDRVATGWLRLGLGHGDRIAIAATNSPEWIVAHLAAAKIGAVLVTLNVVYREREFTYMLTQAGARALICDVESNGFEFGPFLDQLRPDIPTVEHVVFLGGDEAPGRRRWADLAATEPEPALLARAAESVRPTDPAVILYTSGTTGTPKGATITHSSLLASAAAQVERFEQSAADVILGVMPFNHVGGLTCTLGSTLVTGGAIALLPRFHPDLVVDVMAGTGVTMFVGVPTMYKMVLGADSVAGVDMSSVRLCVVGGSNLEPALAEQVAARFDGVRIANLYGMSETSGACVISPLGDSLETVGRSIGTMTGDFEGRIVDDRNTPLGPGEAGELQVRGGCVAAGYWQLPDESAATFLADGWLATGDVASMSEDGHVSLLGRQKEMYVRGGYNVYPAEVENVLAADPTVAMCAVIGVPDETFGETGYAFVVPAPGAVVDAESLLERCRRTLAKFKVPDRVEVVDGLPMTPAGKIRKVALTPRT; encoded by the coding sequence ATGGACAAAGGAATTGGCAACGAGCATACGATTCCCGCGACGCTCGCTGCTCGGGTCGCGACAGCACCCGAGTCGACGTTCGTCCACTTCGGCGGCGAGGCGATCAGCTATGCAGAGATCGACGAGCGGTCGGACCGCGTCGCCACCGGTTGGTTGCGTCTGGGCCTCGGCCACGGCGACCGCATCGCCATCGCGGCGACGAACTCGCCGGAATGGATCGTCGCGCACCTCGCGGCGGCGAAGATCGGGGCGGTGTTGGTCACCCTCAACGTCGTCTACCGCGAGCGTGAATTCACCTACATGCTCACGCAGGCGGGGGCCCGTGCCCTGATCTGCGACGTGGAGTCGAACGGATTCGAGTTCGGACCCTTCCTCGACCAGCTTCGGCCCGACATTCCGACGGTCGAGCACGTTGTGTTCCTCGGTGGCGACGAGGCCCCGGGCCGACGACGGTGGGCGGACCTCGCAGCTACCGAGCCCGAGCCGGCGTTGCTCGCCCGCGCCGCCGAGTCCGTCCGGCCCACGGATCCGGCGGTCATCCTCTACACCTCCGGAACGACCGGGACGCCCAAGGGTGCCACCATCACTCACTCCAGCCTGCTCGCCTCGGCTGCCGCGCAGGTGGAGCGGTTCGAGCAGTCGGCTGCGGACGTGATTCTCGGCGTCATGCCGTTCAACCACGTCGGGGGGTTGACCTGCACGTTGGGCTCGACCCTCGTCACCGGGGGTGCGATCGCGCTGTTGCCGAGGTTCCATCCGGATCTGGTGGTCGACGTGATGGCCGGCACCGGGGTGACGATGTTCGTCGGCGTCCCGACCATGTACAAGATGGTGCTCGGCGCGGACTCCGTTGCAGGCGTGGACATGTCGAGCGTGCGCTTGTGCGTGGTCGGCGGATCCAACCTGGAACCGGCGCTTGCCGAGCAGGTCGCGGCGAGATTCGACGGCGTCCGAATCGCGAATCTCTACGGTATGTCCGAGACGTCCGGCGCCTGCGTCATCTCGCCCCTGGGTGACTCTCTGGAGACGGTCGGCCGCAGTATCGGAACCATGACCGGCGACTTCGAGGGCCGCATCGTCGACGACCGGAACACCCCGCTCGGCCCGGGGGAGGCCGGTGAGCTGCAGGTCCGCGGCGGGTGCGTAGCGGCGGGCTACTGGCAGCTGCCCGACGAGTCGGCCGCGACATTCCTCGCCGACGGCTGGCTCGCTACGGGCGACGTCGCTTCGATGTCGGAGGACGGGCACGTCAGCCTGCTCGGTCGCCAGAAGGAGATGTACGTGCGCGGCGGATACAACGTCTACCCGGCGGAGGTCGAGAACGTGCTTGCTGCGGACCCGACGGTGGCGATGTGCGCGGTGATCGGGGTGCCGGACGAGACCTTCGGCGAGACCGGGTACGCCTTCGTGGTGCCGGCGCCCGGTGCCGTGGTGGACGCCGAGTCGCTGCTCGAGCGGTGTCGGCGCACTCTAGCCAAATTCAAGGTGCCTGACCGGGTAGAGGTGGTCGACGGCCTGCCGATGACGCCGGCAGGCAAGATCCGGAAGGTCGCGCTGACGCCGCGGACCTGA
- the nadA gene encoding quinolinate synthase NadA, with translation MTSTLWAGAGQIVDGPGGYTGVEAGPEWAAEVRRLAKERNATILAHNYQLPEIQDVADHVGDSLALSRIAAEAEEGTIVFCGVHFMAETAKILSPEKTVLIPDERAGCSLADSITADQLREWKAEHPDALVVSYVNTTAEVKGLTDICCTSSNAVDVVASIDPDREVLFLPDQFLGAHVKRVTGRENMHIWAGECHVHAGINGDELTAKAKSHPDAELFVHPECGCATSALYLAGEGFVPEDKVKILSTGGMLDAARETGARQVLVATEVGMLHQLRKAAPGVDFQAVNDRASCPYMKMITPAALLRCLVEGKDEVHVAPDVAERARKSVQRMIEIGNPGGGE, from the coding sequence ATGACCTCGACGTTGTGGGCGGGTGCAGGACAGATCGTGGACGGCCCCGGTGGGTACACCGGCGTCGAGGCCGGGCCCGAGTGGGCCGCCGAGGTGCGCCGCCTGGCGAAGGAACGTAACGCCACGATCCTGGCGCACAACTACCAGCTGCCGGAGATCCAGGATGTGGCCGACCACGTCGGTGACTCGCTGGCGCTCTCGCGCATCGCCGCCGAGGCGGAAGAGGGCACCATCGTGTTCTGCGGTGTCCATTTCATGGCCGAGACCGCCAAGATCCTCAGTCCCGAGAAGACCGTGCTGATCCCGGACGAGCGGGCCGGCTGCTCGCTCGCCGACTCGATCACCGCCGACCAGCTCCGCGAGTGGAAGGCCGAGCACCCCGACGCGCTGGTGGTGTCGTACGTCAACACCACCGCCGAGGTGAAGGGCCTGACCGACATCTGCTGCACGTCGTCCAACGCGGTCGACGTCGTCGCCTCGATCGACCCCGACCGGGAGGTGCTGTTCCTGCCGGACCAGTTCCTCGGCGCGCACGTCAAGCGCGTGACCGGCCGCGAGAACATGCACATCTGGGCGGGTGAGTGCCACGTGCACGCCGGCATCAACGGCGACGAGCTCACCGCGAAGGCCAAGAGCCACCCGGACGCCGAGCTGTTCGTGCACCCCGAGTGCGGCTGCGCCACGTCGGCGCTCTACCTGGCCGGTGAGGGCTTCGTCCCCGAGGACAAGGTCAAGATCCTCTCGACCGGCGGCATGCTCGACGCGGCGCGCGAGACCGGCGCCCGTCAGGTGCTCGTCGCCACCGAGGTCGGCATGCTGCACCAACTGCGCAAGGCCGCTCCGGGCGTCGACTTCCAGGCCGTCAACGACCGCGCGTCGTGCCCCTACATGAAGATGATCACGCCGGCGGCGTTGCTGCGATGCCTCGTCGAGGGCAAGGACGAGGTTCACGTCGCTCCCGATGTCGCGGAACGCGCGCGAAAGTCCGTGCAGCGCATGATCGAGATCGGAAACCCCGGCGGCGGGGAGTAA
- a CDS encoding NUDIX hydrolase: protein MPHGSTVHEVLTAVFQVRPVVEPITAGDGHHGPNGCRTDELMVLLWQRALDPQKGTWSLPGGTLRADEDLKTSARRQLAEKVDVREVAHLEQLSVFSDPHRVPGDRRIASTYLGLVPLPADPQLPPDTAWHPVSALPAMSFDHGTVVEHARTRLAAKLSYTNIAFALAPDEFTMSTLREIYCAALGYQVDTTNLQRVLARRGVITATGRTARSGRSGGRPAALYRFTDAQLRVTDEFAALRPPV, encoded by the coding sequence ATGCCACATGGTAGCACCGTCCACGAAGTGCTCACCGCGGTGTTCCAGGTTCGACCGGTGGTGGAACCCATCACCGCAGGTGACGGGCATCACGGACCGAACGGATGCCGAACCGACGAGCTGATGGTCCTGCTGTGGCAGCGCGCACTCGACCCGCAGAAGGGCACCTGGTCGCTGCCCGGCGGCACCCTGCGCGCCGACGAGGACCTCAAGACGTCGGCCAGGCGACAGCTCGCCGAGAAGGTCGACGTCCGCGAGGTCGCGCATCTCGAGCAGTTGTCGGTGTTCAGCGATCCGCACCGCGTGCCCGGCGACCGCCGCATCGCCTCGACCTACCTCGGACTGGTCCCCCTCCCCGCCGATCCCCAGCTACCGCCCGACACGGCCTGGCACCCGGTCTCGGCGCTGCCGGCGATGTCGTTCGACCACGGCACCGTCGTGGAGCACGCCCGGACCCGGCTCGCGGCGAAGCTGTCGTACACCAACATCGCCTTCGCCCTCGCGCCGGACGAGTTCACGATGTCGACCCTGCGCGAGATCTACTGCGCCGCTTTGGGATACCAGGTCGACACGACCAACCTCCAGCGAGTCCTCGCCCGGCGCGGGGTCATCACCGCCACCGGCCGCACCGCTCGGTCGGGACGCTCCGGCGGACGACCCGCGGCGCTGTACCGCTTCACGGACGCGCAACTGCGGGTGACCGACGAATTCGCGGCACTACGACCGCCGGTCTGA
- a CDS encoding glutamate decarboxylase yields MSNNFAAPTETLAPAYTGRLGTDPIPALRMPKAETEPEAAYRFIHDELMLDGSSRLNLATFVTTWMDPQADRLMAETFDKNMIDKDEYPATAEIETRCVNMVAALFNAEELSESDPTSATGVSTVGSSEAVMLAGLALKWRWREARRAAGKDTDRPNLVLGSNVQVVWEKFCRYFDVEPKYLPMEKGRYVITPEQVREAVDENTIGVVAILGTTFTGELEPVAEIAATLDELAAAGGPDVPMHVDAASGGFVVPFLHPELEWDFRIPRVVSINVSGHKYGMTYPGIGFVVWRSKEHLPEDLVFRVNYLGGDMPTFTLNFSRPGNQVVGQYYNLVRLGVAGYTQIMESLRDTALMLSSEISKIDNMEIITDGSAIPVLSFEVVGDPGFTVFDISHELRARGFQVPAYTMPANAEDVAVLRIVLREGFSRDLAWKLVVAIKDVIEHLRAGTGHAAQAFSH; encoded by the coding sequence ATGTCGAACAACTTTGCCGCTCCCACTGAGACGCTGGCACCCGCATACACGGGACGACTGGGAACCGATCCGATTCCCGCCTTGCGAATGCCCAAGGCCGAGACCGAGCCCGAAGCGGCCTACCGGTTCATCCACGACGAGTTGATGTTGGACGGAAGCTCGCGACTGAACCTGGCCACCTTCGTGACCACCTGGATGGATCCGCAGGCCGACCGCCTGATGGCGGAGACGTTCGACAAGAACATGATCGACAAGGACGAGTACCCGGCGACCGCCGAGATCGAAACCCGTTGCGTCAACATGGTCGCCGCCCTCTTCAACGCGGAGGAACTCTCCGAGTCCGATCCGACCTCGGCCACCGGTGTCTCGACCGTCGGCTCGTCCGAGGCGGTGATGCTGGCGGGCCTGGCACTCAAGTGGAGGTGGCGGGAGGCCCGCCGGGCGGCCGGCAAGGACACGGACCGTCCGAACCTCGTCCTCGGCAGCAACGTCCAGGTGGTGTGGGAGAAGTTCTGCCGCTACTTCGACGTCGAGCCGAAGTACCTGCCGATGGAGAAGGGACGCTACGTCATCACGCCGGAGCAGGTACGCGAAGCGGTCGACGAGAACACCATCGGTGTGGTGGCCATCCTCGGGACCACATTCACCGGCGAGCTCGAGCCGGTCGCCGAGATCGCGGCAACACTCGACGAGTTGGCGGCTGCGGGCGGGCCGGACGTGCCCATGCACGTCGACGCCGCGAGCGGCGGATTCGTGGTCCCCTTCCTGCACCCGGAACTGGAGTGGGACTTCCGGATTCCGCGGGTCGTCTCCATCAACGTGAGCGGCCACAAGTACGGAATGACCTACCCCGGAATCGGATTCGTCGTGTGGCGGTCGAAGGAGCACCTGCCGGAGGACCTCGTGTTCCGGGTCAACTACCTCGGCGGCGACATGCCGACGTTCACACTCAACTTCTCGCGGCCCGGTAACCAGGTCGTCGGGCAGTACTACAACCTGGTCCGGCTCGGGGTCGCCGGCTACACGCAGATCATGGAGTCGCTGCGCGACACCGCGCTGATGCTGTCCAGCGAGATCTCGAAGATCGACAACATGGAGATCATCACCGACGGCAGTGCCATTCCGGTCCTCTCGTTCGAGGTCGTCGGCGATCCCGGCTTCACGGTCTTCGACATTTCGCATGAACTGCGGGCCCGCGGCTTTCAGGTTCCCGCCTACACGATGCCGGCGAACGCCGAGGACGTCGCCGTACTGCGCATCGTGCTGAGGGAGGGCTTCAGCCGAGACCTCGCCTGGAAGCTCGTCGTCGCGATCAAGGACGTCATCGAACATCTCCGCGCCGGTACGGGACACGCTGCGCAGGCCTTCTCGCACTGA
- the nadC gene encoding carboxylating nicotinate-nucleotide diphosphorylase: protein MIALDRLDPEETLALVRTALDEDLRYGPDVTSVATVPEGAVAKASVVARAAGTVAGVDVGLSVLDEVIGAGNYDVLDRVADGTRVQPGDAVLTVNAPTRGLLTAERTMLNLMCHLSGIATATSAWVDAVAGTDCKIRDTRKTIPGLRGLQKYAVRVGGGVNHRMGLGDAALIKDNHVAAAGSVVAALHAVRAAAPDIECEVEVDTLAQLDEVLAEGVDLILLDNFPLWQTQSAVQRRDAVSPGTKLESSGGLTLDVAADYARTGVDFVAVGALTHSVAVLDLGLDM from the coding sequence ATGATCGCGCTGGACCGACTCGATCCCGAGGAGACGCTCGCACTGGTGCGCACTGCACTCGACGAGGACCTCCGCTACGGACCGGACGTCACGTCGGTCGCGACGGTCCCCGAGGGTGCCGTCGCCAAGGCGTCCGTCGTGGCCCGTGCCGCCGGTACGGTCGCCGGAGTCGACGTCGGGCTCTCGGTGCTCGACGAGGTGATCGGCGCGGGCAACTACGACGTGCTCGACCGGGTCGCCGACGGAACCCGTGTGCAGCCCGGCGACGCCGTGCTCACCGTCAACGCGCCGACGCGCGGCCTGCTGACCGCCGAGCGGACAATGCTGAACCTGATGTGCCACCTGTCCGGCATCGCCACCGCCACGTCCGCGTGGGTCGACGCGGTTGCCGGGACCGACTGCAAGATCCGCGACACCCGCAAGACCATTCCCGGCCTGCGTGGCCTGCAGAAGTACGCGGTGCGGGTCGGTGGCGGCGTGAACCACCGGATGGGCCTGGGCGACGCCGCCCTCATCAAGGACAACCACGTGGCGGCCGCCGGTTCCGTCGTCGCCGCGCTCCACGCAGTGCGCGCGGCCGCTCCGGATATCGAGTGCGAGGTGGAGGTCGACACCCTCGCCCAGCTCGACGAGGTGCTCGCCGAGGGCGTCGACCTCATTCTGCTGGACAATTTCCCGCTGTGGCAGACCCAGTCTGCGGTGCAACGCCGCGACGCAGTCTCGCCGGGCACCAAGCTCGAGTCGTCGGGCGGCCTCACCCTGGATGTGGCCGCGGACTACGCGCGGACAGGTGTCGACTTCGTCGCGGTGGGGGCGCTCACGCATTCGGTCGCGGTCCTCGATCTCGGCCTGGACATGTAG